One genomic window of Hemiscyllium ocellatum isolate sHemOce1 chromosome 25, sHemOce1.pat.X.cur, whole genome shotgun sequence includes the following:
- the LOC132827751 gene encoding UPF0450 protein C17orf58 homolog, which translates to MSFFEKNHKRNESTDRQKYKATAKEHPERQGSWQSNYLRGLYSDKSNLNRSPIYYNLLAKSMQSSFSVDPIHNYHQGTQLHHHVTKQGERATSYNLDLEENRSRKTIRYRTSETFINGSNSSSVIHRRPSSLLYHFNILREDYSKELCSIECRKEKNEKEFYCNSEFAISGIVHDIVTLGKGLRLVTLLVDSDGFYRMSRLYVTPDGFFFKVHILVVDTFNCRRLCPDLKFGGKYILMGLIYHRRYILPTWAQEHVSGRLKPGDGLVKSSSYVRRYNRKRDQRVQLARDGKCGSAFFRSQQN; encoded by the exons atgagtttttttgaaaaaaaccaCAAAAGGAATGAAAGCACAGACAGGCAGAAGTACAAGGCAACTGCAAAAGAACATCCTGAGAGACAGGGAAGTTGGCAATCAAACTACTTGCGAGGCCTATATTCAGATAAGTCCAACTTGAATAGATCACCGATCTACTATAACCTTCTGGCCAAAAGCATGCAGTCAAGTTTTTCCGTGGATCCGATCCACAATTATCATCAGGGCACACAGCTCCATCATCATGTAACAAAACAGGGAGAAAGAGCTACATCTTACAATCTAGATCTTGAGGAGAACAGATCCAGAAAGACTATACGGTACAGAACAAGTGAAACATTCATAAATGGAAGCAATTCATCATCTGTAATCCATCGACGTCCTTCAAGTTTGCTCTATCACTTCAACATACTCAGAGAAG ATTACAGTAAAGAGTTATGTTCAATCGAATGCAGAAAGGAAAAGAATGAAAAAGAATTCTACTGCAACAGTGAGTTTG CAATCAGTGGTATAGTCCATGATATAGTGACCCTTGGTAAAGGGCTGCGTCTGGTGACATTATTGGTAGACAGCGATGGATTCTATCGCATGAGTCGATTATATGTCACGCCTGATGGATTCTTCTTCAAAGTGCATATTCTTGTTGTTGACACTTTcaactgtagaagattgtgtccGGACTTGAAGTTTG GTGGTAAATACATCCTGATGGGCCTAATTTATCACAGGAGATACATTCTACCCACTTGGGCCCAAGAACATGTTTCTGGGAGACTAAAGCCAGGAGATGGACTGGTTAAGAGCAGCAGCTATGTGAGACGATATAACAGAAAGAGGGACCAGAGAGTCCAGTTAGCACGTGATGGGAAATGTGGAAGTGCATTTTTCAGATCTCAGCAGAATTGA